A stretch of the Bacillus sp. FJAT-18017 genome encodes the following:
- a CDS encoding aldehyde ferredoxin oxidoreductase family protein, with protein MNLGGFKNKEAVVDLTNGTVEYRSINEEDARKYIGGRGLGVKYVLDNGPEVEPLSEENILCFMTGPVSGSRSSMSGRLCVVTKSPLTGTVTDSHIGGWTAARLKWAGFDNVIFKGKSDKPVYLYIEDGNAELRDASTVWGQSTRATVQAMKDQYGAEDLSVITIGQAGENKVLFSSFINEHDRAAGRGGTAAVAGSKLLKGIVIKAAQKGNMPVPAQPEEYQKANKKAVKAILEGGLTAPNKGGLSVYGTNVLTNLINEVGALPTKNSQLTHWDQAELHSGEYVNKHLLVANNTCHACPVGCKIEVEVKDGPYKTRVESIEFESAWSLGSNCLLSDAKAISYLIDRCNEYGIDTIELGHAFSVTMEASEKGIIEEKLEWGDADGMIELTRQIAYREGLGGVLAEGPARATAIWGAPELSMSVKGQSIPAYDPRGIQGIGLGYATSNRGACHLRGYTVAAEIAGIPEPVDRLAAEGKGELLKIFQDLLAFSDSMNICKFSSFSENAEHYAEQYSTMTGNTLTADDVMKAGERIYNLERYYNNLAGLNKREDDFLPKRFTEEPASGNSAGHVSRMDIMLEEYYQVRGWRDGIVPEDKLRELGILPATEAPGTQLV; from the coding sequence ATGAATCTTGGCGGCTTCAAAAACAAGGAAGCAGTAGTTGATTTGACGAATGGCACAGTTGAGTACAGAAGCATCAACGAAGAAGATGCGCGGAAGTACATTGGCGGGCGCGGGCTTGGGGTTAAGTACGTGCTTGACAACGGGCCTGAGGTGGAACCGCTTTCAGAGGAAAACATTCTCTGTTTCATGACAGGGCCTGTATCAGGTTCACGTTCCTCAATGAGCGGACGCCTTTGCGTGGTAACAAAGTCTCCGCTGACAGGGACAGTAACAGATTCCCATATTGGCGGCTGGACCGCGGCACGCCTGAAATGGGCCGGCTTTGACAATGTTATTTTTAAAGGAAAGAGCGACAAGCCTGTCTACCTTTATATCGAGGATGGCAACGCTGAACTGCGCGATGCTTCCACTGTCTGGGGGCAAAGCACGCGTGCTACCGTTCAGGCAATGAAGGATCAGTATGGCGCAGAAGACTTGAGCGTCATCACCATCGGCCAGGCCGGCGAAAACAAAGTCCTCTTCTCGTCGTTTATCAATGAACACGACCGTGCAGCTGGACGCGGCGGCACAGCTGCTGTAGCAGGCTCCAAATTGCTAAAGGGAATTGTCATCAAGGCAGCCCAAAAAGGCAATATGCCAGTTCCAGCACAGCCTGAAGAATACCAAAAAGCAAATAAAAAAGCAGTCAAAGCCATCCTTGAAGGCGGCCTGACTGCACCAAATAAAGGCGGCTTGTCGGTTTACGGCACAAACGTCCTTACAAACCTCATCAACGAAGTCGGCGCCCTGCCTACGAAGAACTCCCAATTGACTCACTGGGATCAGGCAGAGCTACATAGCGGCGAGTATGTGAACAAGCACCTTCTTGTTGCGAACAATACATGCCACGCCTGTCCTGTCGGCTGTAAGATTGAAGTCGAAGTCAAGGACGGCCCGTACAAAACACGCGTTGAGAGCATTGAGTTCGAATCAGCATGGTCGCTTGGTTCAAACTGTTTGCTGAGCGATGCAAAGGCGATTTCATACCTAATCGACCGCTGCAACGAATACGGAATCGATACAATCGAGCTTGGCCACGCATTCTCCGTTACGATGGAAGCTTCCGAAAAAGGCATCATCGAAGAGAAGCTGGAGTGGGGCGATGCCGATGGAATGATCGAACTGACAAGGCAAATCGCTTACCGCGAAGGTCTTGGCGGCGTTCTTGCTGAAGGGCCTGCGCGTGCAACGGCAATTTGGGGTGCGCCTGAGCTGTCGATGTCTGTTAAAGGCCAATCAATTCCAGCATATGACCCACGCGGAATCCAGGGTATCGGCCTTGGCTACGCAACGAGCAACCGCGGTGCCTGCCACCTGCGCGGCTACACTGTTGCCGCCGAGATTGCCGGAATTCCTGAGCCAGTTGACCGGTTGGCTGCAGAAGGAAAAGGCGAGCTTCTGAAAATATTCCAGGATCTGCTCGCATTCTCCGATTCTATGAACATTTGTAAATTCTCTTCGTTCTCCGAAAACGCCGAGCACTATGCCGAGCAGTACAGCACAATGACCGGCAACACTCTGACTGCGGATGATGTCATGAAGGCCGGGGAGCGGATTTACAATCTTGAACGCTATTACAATAACCTTGCCGGACTAAACAAGCGCGAGGACGACTTCCTGCCGAAACGCTTCACTGAAGAGCCCGCATCCGGAAACAGCGCCGGCCATGTAAGCCGCATGGATATCATGCTCGAGGAGTACTATCAGGTCCGCGGCTGGAGAGACGGCATCGTTCCTGAAGACAAGCTTCGCGAACTGGGCATCCTGCCAGCAACAGAAGCTCCTGGAACACAGCTGGTTTAA